Sequence from the Symbiopectobacterium purcellii genome:
GTTGACCGATGCGTTTTCGTTGGCGCGCTACTATCCGCTGGATATTGAGCGGCAGCGCCAAACGCACCGCGTTTATCTCTCCTGGTATCGACAGCAATTTGTCTGGGGGTTGACTGCCGCCATCATTCGCCAGCTAGCGCTTCAAGTCTCTGCCTCAACCCTCTGAAATGTAGCATTTTATGCTGATACACCCCTGCACGGACATTAACCATACATAAACAGGGGTATTTCTATTTCTCTGATTATCCATGGCAAACACAAATGTGACGCGGATCTGCTATAAGTTATCTTCACCTGGCGCATAAGATTTTTTCATGTGAAAAGCCCACTCCTGCCAGATAAACCCCACTACAATAGCGCGATCCAAGGAGTATTATTCTAAATCTGCGCTTTTGAGGAGTTTTCGCGTGATAAGCGTTTTCGACATGTTCAAGATCGGTATTGGCCCTTCAAGCTCTCATACGGTTGGACCGATGAAAGCCGGTAAGCAATTTGTCGATGATTTGATTGAGCTGGGTAAACTGGGCGATGTCACCCGCATCGCCGTTGACGTCTACGGCTCGCTCTCCCTGACGGGGAAAGGACACCATACCGATATCGCCATTATTATGGGGCTGGCGGGTAACATGCCCGATACCATCGCCATCGATGCCATTCCGGGATTTATCCGCGACGTAGAGCAGCGCGAGCGCCTGATGCTGGCAAACGGTCAGCATGAAGTGTATTTTCCGTTGCACGGCGGCATGAATTTTCGCAGTGAAAACCTCTCTCTGCACGAGAATGGCATGACCATCACCGCTTTTGGCGGCGACCTCCCGCTGTATCGCAACACCTATTACTCCATCGGCGGTGGATTTATCGTTGATGAAGCCCAGTTTGGTCAAAGCAGCACAAGCGACGTTCAGGTGCCGTTTCCGTTCCACTCGGCAAAAGAGATGCTGATGCACTGTAAACAGCACGGCTTGTCGCTTTCCGGGTTGGTGATGCGCAATGAGTTGGCGCTACACAGCCGGGATGAGATTGAGCACTACTTTGCCGCGGTATGGCAAACCATGCATGCCTGCATCGATCGCGGTATCAATACTGAAGGGGTGTTGCCCGGCCCGCTGCGTGTACCGCGTCGCGCCTC
This genomic interval carries:
- a CDS encoding L-serine ammonia-lyase, whose translation is MISVFDMFKIGIGPSSSHTVGPMKAGKQFVDDLIELGKLGDVTRIAVDVYGSLSLTGKGHHTDIAIIMGLAGNMPDTIAIDAIPGFIRDVEQRERLMLANGQHEVYFPLHGGMNFRSENLSLHENGMTITAFGGDLPLYRNTYYSIGGGFIVDEAQFGQSSTSDVQVPFPFHSAKEMLMHCKQHGLSLSGLVMRNELALHSRDEIEHYFAAVWQTMHACIDRGINTEGVLPGPLRVPRRASALRRILGAAGKHSNDPMDVVDWVNMFALAVNEENAAGGRVVTAPTNGACGIVPAVLAYYDHFIEPITTDIALRYFLAAGAIGILYKMNASISGAEVGCQGEVGVACSMAAAGLAELLGASPEQVCVAAEIGMEHNLGLTCDPVAGQVQVPCIERNAIASVKAINATRMAMRRTSEPRVSLDKVIETMYETGKDMNAKYRETSRGGLAVKVQCD